A section of the Oryzias latipes chromosome 10, ASM223467v1 genome encodes:
- the LOC101165240 gene encoding CCR4-NOT transcription complex subunit 7, producing the protein MPAATVDHSQRICEVWASNLEEELKRIRHVIRKYNYIAMDTEFPGVVARPIGEFRSNADYQYQLLRCNVDLLKIIQLGLTFMNEQGEYPPGTSTWQFNFKFSLTEDMYAQDSIELLTTSGIQFKKHEEEGIETLFFAELLMTSGVVLCDGIKWLSFHSGYDFGYLIKILSNANLPEEEADFFEILRLYFPVIYDVKYLMKSCKNLKGGLQEVAEQLELERIGPQHQAGSDSLLTGMAFFKMREMFFEDHIDDAKYCGHLYGLGSASAYVQNGTGNAYEEEANKQLS; encoded by the exons ATGCCCGCAGCCACTGTAGACCACAGCCAAAGAATATGTGAGGTCTGGGCCAGTAACCTGGAAGAGGAGCTCAAGAGAATCCGGCACGTCATCCGAAAGTACAACTACATCGCAATG GACACAGAGTTTCCAGGAGTTGTAGCCCGACCCATCGGAGAGTTCCGGAGCAATGCCGACTATCAGTACCAGTTGCTGCGCTGCAACGTGGACCTGCTGAAGATCATCCAGCTGGGCCTGACCTTCATGAACGAGCAGGGAGAGTACCCCCCCGGGACGTCAACGTGGCAGTTCAACTTTAAGTTTAGCCTCAC AGAGGACATGTACGCGCAGGACTCCATCGAGCTCCTGACCACTTCAGGAATTCAGTTCAAGAAGCACGAGGAAGAAGGCATCGAGACGCTGTTCTTTGCAGAGCTGCTGATGACATCAGGAGTGGTGCTCTGTGACGGAATCAAGTGGCTCTCCTTCCATAG CGGCTACGACTTTGGATACTTGATCAAAATTCTTTCTAATGCAAACCTACCGGAGGAGGAGGCTGATTTCTTTGAGATTCTCCGCTTGTACTTCCCGGTCATCTACGATGTCAAGTACCTCATGAAGAGCTGCAAAAACCTGAAG GGCGGGCTGCAGGAAGTCGCCGAGCAGCTGGAGCTGGAGAGGATCGGACCCCAGCATCAGGCCGGCTCTGACTCCTTACTCACAGGCATGGCGTTTTTCAAGATGAGAGAG ATGTTCTTTGAGGATCACATCGACGATGCAAAGTACTGTGGTCACCTGTACGGCCTGGGCTCCGCCTCTGCCTACGTCCAGAACGGAACGGGAAACGCGTACGAGGAGGAGGCCAACAAGCAGCTGTCGTGA